A part of Legionellales bacterium genomic DNA contains:
- a CDS encoding ferrous iron transport protein A — protein sequence MAGLVDLNIGECGKILGFQECPKPYRQKLLAMGLTRGAKFTVVRRAPLGDPIQISLRGFALSLRQHEASALMIERINEWKK from the coding sequence ATGGCAGGTCTGGTGGATTTAAATATTGGGGAATGTGGTAAAATTTTGGGTTTCCAAGAATGTCCCAAACCCTATCGGCAAAAATTATTGGCCATGGGATTAACGCGTGGGGCTAAATTTACCGTGGTACGACGCGCGCCATTGGGCGATCCTATCCAAATATCATTGCGCGGTTTTGCTTTAAGTTTGCGTCAACACGAAGCCAGCGCCCTCATGATTGAGCGAATTAATGAATGGAAAAAATAA